The genomic segment GCCGTCGAGCTCGCCGTCGAGTTCGTCATCGGTGCCGGCCTCGGCATCGCTGTCGGCGGGGGCGGCGTCCTTCTTGGCCCGGCCACGGGTGGCCGGCGCCTTCTTGGCTGCTGCCTTGGTGGCGCGCGCCTTGGTCGGGGCTGCCGTGACATCGGTGATCTCGGAATCGCCGGCCTCGGCTGCGCGGGGAGCGGCCTTGGTGGCACGCTTGGCCGGCGCGGAACCGTTGGCTGCCTTGGCTGCCGGCTTCTTCGCGGGAGTCTTGGTGGCGGTGCGCTTCACCGGCTCTTCGGTTGCCGGGCTTGCCTTGGTCGCTGCCACGTACACCCTTTCGGTCGTGCTGGCTCTCGGTGGGCGTGGGCGCGCCACCGAAAGCGTCGGCTATGAGGACTATTGGCGTGGATCTCGTGGTGGATTCTCGCCGCTATATCCGGTAGGCGGCCGCCGTTGACCATTGTAACGACACTGTGGGCCGGAACCGCGCCGAGCGAGGAAAAATCAGCGTGTGACGTCGGTCTGAGCCGCCATCGCGGCCCCGACGATGCCCGCCTCGTTGAGCAGCTCCGCGGCGACGACCGGGGTCCGGTTCTTCAACAGCGGGATCCATTTCTCCGCCTTGCGGCTGATGCCGCCGCCGGCGATGAACAGGTCGGGCCAGATCGCGTTCTCGATGGTGACCAGCACTTTCGTGACTTCCTGGCTCCACCGCTCGTAGCTCCAGTCCTTGCGTTCCTTGACCGAGGAGGCCGCCCGATGCTCGGCCTCCTTGCCGTCGACCTCGAGGTGGCCGAACTCGGTGTTGGGCAGCAGCTGGCCGCCGTGGATCACCGCGGATCCGATTCCGGTGCCGAAGGTCAGCAACACGATCACGCCGTCCCGGTTGCGCCCGGCGCCGTGGCGCTGTTCGGCGACGCCGGCGGCGTCGGCGTCGTTGAGCACGGTCACCTGCTGGCCGCCGAGTGCGTCGCTGATGATCTGCGAGGCGTTGGTGCCGATCCAGCCCTTGTCGACGTTGGCCGCGGTCTGCACGACGCCGTTGACGACGACGCCGGGGTAGGTGACACCCAGCGGGCCGGTCCAGTCGAAGTGCCGGACCACCTCGGCCACGGTCTTGGCGACTGCTTCCGGTGTCGACGGCTGCGGTGTGAGCAGCTTGAAGCGCTCGCCGATCAGTTTGCCGGTGTCCAGATCGACGATCCCGCCCTTGACCCCGCTGCCACCGACATCGACGCCGAAGCCGCGGTTCGATCCGGGGGTGGGGGATTCGGTGTCGGGCATGGGCTGCTCCTCGGCGAGGCGGGCGGTCTGCGCGTTCCACACACTAGTGGCTGAGCCGCCCTTTGGGTGTGGGGATTCCTGTGCTGCGATGGTCAAGTGAGCGACAACCGGGCAGAACAATTACGCGTGCTGGCCGAGCAGTTGGCCGACGAAGCCGCCGCCTTCGTCCGCCGCCGGCGCGCGGAGGTCTTCGACAGCGAGGACGACTCGATCGGCGCGAACGCGATCCGCACGAAGAGCACGCCGACCGACCCGGTCACTGTTGTCGACACCGAAACCGAACTGCTGCTGCGTGATCGGCTCGGTGCGCTGCGACCGGACGATGTCATCCTCGGCGAGGAAGGCGGAGGTCCGGCCGCCGGGGTCGACGGCGCGGTCTGCTGGGTGATCGACCCGATCGACGGCACGGTGAACTTCATGTACGGCATTCCGGCATACGGGATTTCGATCGCTGCGCAGATCGACGGAGTGTCGGTCGCGGGTGCGGTGGCCGACGTGGTCAGCGGTGACATCTATTCCGCAGCGGTCGGCTCCGGCGCCCACGTGCTCGGCGCCGGGCAGCGCCGGGAATTGCGCGCCAGCAGGGTGAGCGACCTGTCGATGGCGTTGGTGGGCACCGGTTTCGGCTATGCACCGCAGCGGCGCGCCGAGCAGTCGGCGTTGCTGGCCCAACTGCTGCCGCAGGTGCGCGATGTCCGCCGGATCGGTTCGGCAGCGCTGGATCTGTGCCTGGTCGCCGCGGGTCGGCTCGACGCCCACTACGAACACGGCCTGAACGTGTGGGACTGGGCGGCCGGGGCGCTGATCGCGACCGAGGCGGGCGCAGTGGTGGCGTTGCCGGAGCCCGGCGACGAGGGCGGGCTGCTGGTGGCGGCGGCGCCCGGGGTCGCGGCCGCGCTCACCGGCGCGCTGGAGAAATTCGGGGGACTGCGGGCGCTGCCCTAGTCAGCAGGTGCCGTTGTGGATCTTGGTCAGCAAGGTCGAGTCGGCGGGTTCGGTGGCGTCCGGGCGCAGGCCGGCCAGGACGGCGTCGATGTCGTCGCTGTGCGCCAGCGTGGTGAAGTCGGTGCCGATCGCCAGATCCACCGAGTCGTCCTTGCGATCGTCCTGGAACAGCTCGACGCAGGGCGCCACCAGCCACACCGCCGCCGCGCCGGCCCGTCCGCTGGAGCCGAAGCGGATCTGGCCCTGGCAGGTCAGCCGGGTGTTGGTGTAGATCGGGTCGTTGGCCGCGGTGGGCTGGGCAAAGCCGAGGTCGCGTAGCGCGCCGGCAACCTCACCGGCCTGTCCGCCCTGGCCGCTGGCGTTGAGCACCCGGATCTTGGTGTCGACCAGCTTGGCCGGTGCGACGTCGATCATCGACGAGTGCGACACCTGCTCGCCGAGCTTGGGGGCGGCCGGATCGGCGGCCGGTGGCGGGGGGTTGCAGGTCGCGGCTTCCCGCACATCGACGGGGCGGGTCAGCACGAACCCCCACACGATGGCGGTGATCACGAACATCACGCCCAGCGCGATGAGTCCGGGCAGGTAGTTGCGTCGACGGAACGGGCGACCGTGCTTGTCGAAGGCCGTGCCCTCCGTGATTTGAGCGACCACGGATGCACTCTAGAGGCAGTCGCCCGATCCTCGTCCAACACGCCCATTCATCGGATTGAGTACATGTGACGTAAATCACACACGACGTAAGGGTCATCCGGGCACGAATCGTTTGGCGGATCCGTTCCACGCTGATACAAAGCCATGCTGAGGTTACGAGGGGACAACAAGATGGCTACCGACTACGACGCCCCGCGGCGCACCGAGACCGACGAGGTGTCCGAGGATTCGCTCGAGGAATTGAAGGCTCGCCGCAATGAGGCGCAGTCGGCTGTGGTGGATGTCGACGAGACGGATTCCGCGGAGAATTTCGAGCTGCCCGGTGCTGATCTGTCGGGCGAAGAGTTGTCGGTACGCGTAGTTCCCAAGCAGGCAGACGAGTTCACCTGCTCCAGCTGCTTTTTGGTGCACCACCGCAGCCGGCTGGCCAGCGACAAGAACGGTGTGTTGCTCTGCACCGATTGCGCCGCTTGATCAGCTCCGCAACGCGGAGAGCACCCGGTCCGGGTGGCGGGCGCTGACCAGCCAATACGGCGTCGGATCATCCGGGTCCTCGAGCACGACCAGCACCAGAGGGCCCACCCAGCCGCGATGCAGCACGAACGCTGCCGGATCGAGCTGGCGGCCCAGCGCCGCCGACTTCGCGGATCGCGGGATCTCGGCCGAGCGGGAAACCACCGACATCGGTAGATGCGCCTGGCCGGCCCACAGTTCGACCTCAGCGCCGTCGGTGACGACCCGAACCTCGGTGCGGCTCATCCACAGCAGCACACCGACGGCGACCGCGCCGAGCAGGGCGTAGGGCAGCCACACCGGCAGGGTGCGCACACCCATGGTGACTTCCTTGGCGATCAGCGCCGCCAGAGCCAGGCCGAGCGGCCACCACCACCACGGCACCCACAGCCGCTCGCGGTACCGCACGGTTTGCGAGGTCACACGCGAACCAGACACGCGGCCAAGGGTAGTCTTTCCCATCGTGCCGACCAGTCTCGCGGTGGTTCGCCTGGACCGCGATCTCCCGATGCCCAGCCGCGCCCACGACGGCGATGCGGGCGTGGATTTGTTCAGCGCGCAGGACGTCGACCTGGCGCCCGGCCAGCGCGCCCTGGTGGGCACAGGGATCGCCGTGGCGATCCCGCACGGCATGGTCGGTCTGGTCCACCCGCGCTCCGGTTTGGCTGCGCGCGTTGGACTTTCGATCGTCAACAGCCCCGGCACGATCGACGCCGGTTACCGCGGCGAAGTAAAAGTGTCGTTGATCAACCTCGACCCCGCCACGCCGATCACGATCCGGCGTGGCGACCGTATCGCCCAGTTGCTGGTCCAGCGGGTCGAACTTCCAGAGCTGGTCGAGGTGGCCTCGTTCGACGAGGCCGGACTGGCTGACACCACCCGTGGCGAGGGCGGCTACGGATCCTCCGGCGGACATGCGAGTTTGTGATGGCATTCGGCAGACGTAAGAACGAAGCGGGCGCGGACGCGACGCCGGAGACCCCGGCGGTCGAGGACGTCGCCGTCGAGGACGTCGACAGCGGCGACAACGACTACGAGGGCGGCCCATTCGACATCGAGGACTTCGACAACCCGGCCGACGCCGCCGAAGCCCGGCTGGACCTCGGCTCGGTGCTCGTGCCGATGCCGGCGGCCGGCCAGGTCCAGGTCGAGCTGAACGAGGTGGGAGTGCCCAGCGCCGTGTGGGTGGTCACGGCGCACGGCCGGTTCACGATCGCCGCCTACGCGGCGCCGAAGTCACCCGGATTGTGGCGCGAGGTCGCCAGCGAGCTGGCTGATTCGCTGCGGAAGGACAACGCGCGGGTGTCCATCGAGGACGGCCCGTGGGGTCGTGAGGTGGTCGGCACCGGTGCCGGAGTGGTCCGCTTCATCGGCGTCGACGGCTACCGCTGGATGATCCGCTGTGTAGTCAACGGCGCGCCCGAAGCGATGGAAAACCTGGTTGCCGAGGCGCGAGAAGCCTTGAGCGACACCGTGGTTCGTCGCGGTGACACCCCACTGCCGGTGCGCACCCCGCTGCAGGTCCAGCTGCCCGAGCCGATGCTCGAGCAGCTGCGGCAGGCCGCCGCGCAGCAGGCGCAGATGGCGGCCGCTCAGCAGGCGCTGATGCAGCAGCAGGGCCAGGGCGAGATGCCGACCGAGCGGCGCAGTGCCTCCGGCTCGGCCATGCAACAGCTGCGCAGCTCCAGCACCGGCGGCTAGTCGGCCGCCTCGATCAGCGCCTCCACGCAGGCCGAACCCAGAACCTCTGGGTTCGGGCCGAAGTCGTCGAGGCTGACCGTCCGCAGCGCCGCGTGCGGCGCCGCCGCTGCCCATTCCACCGCCACTTCCAGCGGATGGATCGGGTCGTCCGTGGCACCCACCACACCCATCGGCACGCTGAGCCGTTCCAGCTCGGCGACGCGGGGAGCGACATACCCGGCGGCTTCCTCCATCGCATCGGGCAGCTCCGGCCACTGACCCAGCCAGCTGCGGGCCAGCTCGTCGGCCAGCCAGGCCGGGCTGGACGCCCGCATCTGCGCGGTGGTGGCGACCAGGCCCTCGGTGCGCAATTGACGCGCGGTGTGCCGGGCCGACAGCGCGGCCGGAGCCTCGTGTGCCGCTCCGCTCCACGCCGGCAACGCGGCCAGCACCGCCACCGCGTGCCGGGGGTGCGCCAGTGCCCAGGCCAGCGTCACCGCCGCGCCGATCGACACCCCGCCGACGAGGATCGGGCCGTTGCGGGCAGCGTCGTCGAGCGCGTCGAGGTAGCCGGCGACCAGCCGGGCAGGCTGCGGCGCAGGCGTCGCGACCACCGCCCCGACCCGGTGCAGCGGCCCGGCGAACGCCCGGTACACGTAGTCGTCGTCGGAACCCGTGCCGGGCAGCAGCACCGCTGTGACGCCGCGGAAAGTGATGCTCATCTCATGATCGTGCCCTGTGACGTATTAGCAACGGCCGCCGCGGGTATGCCACGTAGCGTCGGGGAACCAAGAGGTCTACCGTTGCGTTGGCATTGTGATCCGCTGGAGTATCAGGAGAGGCCATGGCTACGGCCGAAAGTTTCGTCCGACGTCTCACCCGTCGGTTGACGGAGGACCCTGAGCAGCGCGACGTCGAAGAGCTCACTGACGAAGCCGCCAACTCCGGCGCCCAGCGAGCAATCGATTGCCAGCGAGGCCAAGAGGTCACCATGGTGGGCACCTTGCGCAGTGTCGAAACCAATGCCAAGGGCTGCGCCGGCGGCGTGCGCGCCGAATTCTTCGATGGCACCGACACCGTGACGCTGGTCTGGTTGGGACAGCGCCGCATCGCCGGTATCGAATCGGGCCGAGCGCTGAAGGTGCGTGGCCGGCTCGGCACCTTGGAGAACGGCACCAAGGCCATTTACAACCCGCACTACGAGATCCAGACTTGAGCCGTCCCGTCGAAGACAGCGATCGCACCGACGGCTCGACCACCGACGACGTTGCCGAGACCCCCGAGGAGCGGACGGCGGCCCAGGCGCTGCTCGCCCAGATGGGCGGCGTCAGCGGGCTGATCTATTCGGCACTGCCGGTTGCGGTGCTGGTCCCGGTGAACACCGCGTTCGGCCTGCTGCCCGCTATCAGCGCTGCGCTCGGCGTCGCCGCCCTGATTTTGGTGTGGCGGCTCTACCGCCGCGATTCCGTGCAGCCCGCCATCTCGGGATTCATCGGCGTCGGGATCAGTGCGCTGATCGCCTGGATCGTGGGCGCC from the Mycolicibacterium crocinum genome contains:
- the ppgK gene encoding polyphosphate--glucose phosphotransferase, with amino-acid sequence MPDTESPTPGSNRGFGVDVGGSGVKGGIVDLDTGKLIGERFKLLTPQPSTPEAVAKTVAEVVRHFDWTGPLGVTYPGVVVNGVVQTAANVDKGWIGTNASQIISDALGGQQVTVLNDADAAGVAEQRHGAGRNRDGVIVLLTFGTGIGSAVIHGGQLLPNTEFGHLEVDGKEAEHRAASSVKERKDWSYERWSQEVTKVLVTIENAIWPDLFIAGGGISRKAEKWIPLLKNRTPVVAAELLNEAGIVGAAMAAQTDVTR
- a CDS encoding inositol monophosphatase family protein; the protein is MSDNRAEQLRVLAEQLADEAAAFVRRRRAEVFDSEDDSIGANAIRTKSTPTDPVTVVDTETELLLRDRLGALRPDDVILGEEGGGPAAGVDGAVCWVIDPIDGTVNFMYGIPAYGISIAAQIDGVSVAGAVADVVSGDIYSAAVGSGAHVLGAGQRRELRASRVSDLSMALVGTGFGYAPQRRAEQSALLAQLLPQVRDVRRIGSAALDLCLVAAGRLDAHYEHGLNVWDWAAGALIATEAGAVVALPEPGDEGGLLVAAAPGVAAALTGALEKFGGLRALP
- the cei gene encoding envelope integrity protein Cei codes for the protein MVAQITEGTAFDKHGRPFRRRNYLPGLIALGVMFVITAIVWGFVLTRPVDVREAATCNPPPPAADPAAPKLGEQVSHSSMIDVAPAKLVDTKIRVLNASGQGGQAGEVAGALRDLGFAQPTAANDPIYTNTRLTCQGQIRFGSSGRAGAAAVWLVAPCVELFQDDRKDDSVDLAIGTDFTTLAHSDDIDAVLAGLRPDATEPADSTLLTKIHNGTC
- a CDS encoding DUF4193 domain-containing protein, producing MATDYDAPRRTETDEVSEDSLEELKARRNEAQSAVVDVDETDSAENFELPGADLSGEELSVRVVPKQADEFTCSSCFLVHHRSRLASDKNGVLLCTDCAA
- a CDS encoding DUF3093 domain-containing protein → MSGSRVTSQTVRYRERLWVPWWWWPLGLALAALIAKEVTMGVRTLPVWLPYALLGAVAVGVLLWMSRTEVRVVTDGAEVELWAGQAHLPMSVVSRSAEIPRSAKSAALGRQLDPAAFVLHRGWVGPLVLVVLEDPDDPTPYWLVSARHPDRVLSALRS
- the dut gene encoding dUTP diphosphatase; protein product: MPTSLAVVRLDRDLPMPSRAHDGDAGVDLFSAQDVDLAPGQRALVGTGIAVAIPHGMVGLVHPRSGLAARVGLSIVNSPGTIDAGYRGEVKVSLINLDPATPITIRRGDRIAQLLVQRVELPELVEVASFDEAGLADTTRGEGGYGSSGGHASL
- a CDS encoding DUF3710 domain-containing protein, which encodes MAFGRRKNEAGADATPETPAVEDVAVEDVDSGDNDYEGGPFDIEDFDNPADAAEARLDLGSVLVPMPAAGQVQVELNEVGVPSAVWVVTAHGRFTIAAYAAPKSPGLWREVASELADSLRKDNARVSIEDGPWGREVVGTGAGVVRFIGVDGYRWMIRCVVNGAPEAMENLVAEAREALSDTVVRRGDTPLPVRTPLQVQLPEPMLEQLRQAAAQQAQMAAAQQALMQQQGQGEMPTERRSASGSAMQQLRSSSTGG
- a CDS encoding alpha/beta hydrolase, with product MSITFRGVTAVLLPGTGSDDDYVYRAFAGPLHRVGAVVATPAPQPARLVAGYLDALDDAARNGPILVGGVSIGAAVTLAWALAHPRHAVAVLAALPAWSGAAHEAPAALSARHTARQLRTEGLVATTAQMRASSPAWLADELARSWLGQWPELPDAMEEAAGYVAPRVAELERLSVPMGVVGATDDPIHPLEVAVEWAAAAPHAALRTVSLDDFGPNPEVLGSACVEALIEAAD
- a CDS encoding OB-fold nucleic acid binding domain-containing protein, which encodes MATAESFVRRLTRRLTEDPEQRDVEELTDEAANSGAQRAIDCQRGQEVTMVGTLRSVETNAKGCAGGVRAEFFDGTDTVTLVWLGQRRIAGIESGRALKVRGRLGTLENGTKAIYNPHYEIQT